AAGGCCGCCATCATGCCCAGCACCGTCCCCAACAGCCCGAGCATCGGCGCGCTTTTGATCATCGTCACCACCCAGGTGATGCGATATTCCATCTCCGCCAGCACGTCGCGCTGAAAGCGGTCGGCCACGAGCTGCTTGACTTTGTTGTAGCCCAAGTCGCGGTTGTTGACGGCCAACAAGATAAGCTGCGGCACGATGCGCGGACTTTCTTCGCACATCTCCGTGACGCCCTCGAAATCGCCCGCGGAGGCCGCGTCGAGCAGCGGCTCGAGAAACTCGTTTTGCTGATCTTCCGATTTGAAGCGAATTTGCGCCAGCCGCCGCCAAACGACGATGATGCAGAACGCCCCCCACAGGGCGTCGAAGGCTTGCAGCCCGTAAATGGAATTGCCGGCAAATTCTACCAGCCCGCTCATGTCTCCCATGAATCGTTACTCGCTCGTGTCTAGTTGGACAGCGCCACTTCGGGGCCGCGGGACTAAAGATAACTTTGATCGATGACGTAAAACTCATAGCCTCGCCCGGCCGGACGAACGCCGAAGCGGGTCTTGCGAATGGTCGAGGCGTCTTTGCCTTTGAAGTCGTGCTCCAGGTGCAATAGGATCTGCTCGGTGGCGTCGGGGTAGAACTGCAACACGACCTTGCCGGCGGCGGCCACGCCGGCGCGGGCCATCAATTCGCGGTCGGCCTCTTTCAACCTGCCCTGGCGCCACGACATGTAGAGCCGCTTGTCGGCCGAACTGGGGCCGGTGTAGACCTCGGGCTTGGGCCGGGCCAGGTTCTTGGCGTAGGTCACGCGGCCGGTGGTGTATACGCCCAGCTCGATGCCGAAAAAGTCGAGCTCGCGGGCGTAGATATCCAAGGTGTTGCCGTCGCCGAAGCTGATTTCCCAACGCATGTGGGGCGGAATGCCCGGCTTGCCGGGACCGAAACCATAGCCGGGCCGGTTGCCGGTGCCGGTCTGTTGTCCGCCGCCTCTTTTGGTCGTCTCCTCGTCGCTGATGGAAGGATCGGCGATGTCAACCTGATTGAGGGCTGCGACATCGATGACCGTCTGCAAGGTTTCCTGCAACTCGGGCTCGCTCAGGTCGCTCTCGGCCGCAATGTCTTGGGGAGTGGGCGAATCGAGCTGCATGCTCTCGCCCACGACGCCGCTTTCCATGCCGCCGCCGACCTGCTCGATGCGCACCGGCACCGACTTCAGCGGCGGAAAAAAGACGTGCATGCCCAGCCAGGCGACGAG
Above is a window of Pirellulales bacterium DNA encoding:
- a CDS encoding MotA/TolQ/ExbB proton channel family protein — translated: MGDMSGLVEFAGNSIYGLQAFDALWGAFCIIVVWRRLAQIRFKSEDQQNEFLEPLLDAASAGDFEGVTEMCEESPRIVPQLILLAVNNRDLGYNKVKQLVADRFQRDVLAEMEYRITWVVTMIKSAPMLGLLGTVLGMMAAFGKLAGSQKVDATHLAGDISLALITTFVGLTIAIPLSLVLASVQIRTRKMEDLVGDGLGRFMEVFKATFEQQPAEPVRS